Proteins from one Ramlibacter sp. PS4R-6 genomic window:
- the secA gene encoding preprotein translocase subunit SecA, producing MAKNILTQIFGSRNDRLLKQYRKVVDRINALEPQLEKLSDIQLRAKTDEFRERVGKGEALDDLLPEAFAVVREASKRVMRMRHFDVQLMGGMALHQGKIAEMRTGEGKTLTATLPIYLNALTGKGVHLVTVNDYLANRDAQWMGKIYNFLGMSVGVNLPNMPREEKQVAYRSDITYGTNNEFGFDYLRDNMVYEAADRVQRGLNYAIVDEVDSILIDEARTPLIISGQAEDHTQLYIAMNRVVPLLKKQVGEADPRTGEGVIEAGDFTVDEKSHQVYMTEQGHENAERILYNLGLIPEGASLYDPANITLMHHLNAALRAQHLYHRDQHYVVQNGEVTIVDEFTGRLMQGRRWSDGLHQAVEAKEGVDIQAENQTLASITFQNYFRLYGKLSGMTGTADTEAYEFQEIYGLETVVIPPNRPSHRDDQLDRVYKTTREKYEAAIKDIQDCHKRGQPVLVGTTSIENSEVISELLKKVGLEHQVLNAKQHAREADIVAQAGRSKMITIATNMAGRGTDIVLGGNVEKAVEAIEADETLDAGTRQSRVAQLRSQWQADHEAVVAQGGLRIIATERHESRRIDNQLRGRSGRQGDPGSSRFYLSLDDPLMRIFAGDRVKAIMERLKMPDGEAIEAGIVTRSIESAQRKVEARNFDVRKQLLEYDDVSNDQRKVIYQQRNDIIDAGDLSAQIASLREGCFTDIVRQYVPVESVEEQWDLPGLEKALEEYGVRIDLAREVQGASTITDDDIVEKVNKAADEAFEEKVRQVGAGNFTQFERIVLLQSIDTHWREHLAALDYLRQGIHLRGYAQKQPKQEYKREAFELFGQLLDSVKNEVTKVLMTVQVQSGEQLEQAADEMEDRAERIANVTYTAPTETGEVETLVDESTARGEDRVVMTDNARVGRNDPCPCGSGKKYKHCHGKLA from the coding sequence ATGGCCAAGAACATCCTCACCCAGATCTTCGGGTCCCGCAACGACCGCCTGCTCAAGCAGTACCGCAAGGTCGTCGACCGCATCAATGCTCTGGAGCCGCAGCTGGAGAAGCTGTCCGACATCCAGCTGCGCGCCAAGACGGATGAGTTCAGGGAACGCGTCGGCAAGGGCGAAGCGCTCGACGACCTGCTGCCCGAGGCATTCGCGGTCGTGCGCGAGGCCTCCAAGCGCGTCATGCGCATGCGCCATTTCGACGTGCAGCTCATGGGCGGCATGGCGCTGCACCAGGGCAAGATCGCCGAGATGCGCACCGGCGAGGGCAAGACGCTCACGGCCACGCTGCCCATCTACCTCAATGCGCTGACGGGCAAGGGCGTGCACCTCGTGACGGTGAACGATTACCTCGCCAACCGCGATGCCCAGTGGATGGGCAAGATCTACAACTTCCTGGGTATGAGCGTGGGCGTGAACCTGCCCAACATGCCGCGCGAGGAAAAGCAGGTCGCCTACCGCAGCGACATCACCTACGGCACGAACAACGAGTTCGGCTTCGACTACCTGCGCGACAACATGGTGTACGAGGCCGCCGACCGCGTGCAGCGCGGCCTGAACTACGCGATCGTCGACGAGGTCGACTCGATCCTGATCGACGAGGCCCGCACGCCGCTGATCATCAGCGGCCAGGCCGAGGACCACACCCAGCTCTACATCGCGATGAACCGCGTCGTGCCGCTGCTGAAGAAGCAGGTGGGCGAAGCGGACCCGCGCACCGGCGAAGGCGTGATCGAAGCCGGCGACTTCACGGTGGACGAGAAGTCGCACCAGGTCTACATGACCGAGCAGGGCCACGAGAACGCCGAGCGCATCCTCTACAACCTGGGCCTGATCCCCGAGGGCGCGTCGCTGTACGACCCCGCGAACATCACGCTGATGCACCACCTGAACGCGGCCCTGCGTGCCCAGCACCTGTACCACCGCGACCAGCACTACGTGGTGCAGAACGGCGAGGTGACCATCGTCGACGAGTTCACCGGCCGCCTGATGCAGGGCCGCCGCTGGAGCGACGGCCTGCACCAGGCCGTGGAAGCCAAGGAAGGCGTGGATATCCAGGCCGAGAACCAGACGCTCGCCTCGATCACCTTCCAGAACTACTTCCGCCTGTACGGCAAGCTGTCCGGCATGACGGGGACAGCCGACACGGAAGCCTACGAATTCCAGGAAATCTACGGCCTGGAGACGGTGGTCATTCCGCCGAACCGCCCGAGCCACCGCGACGACCAGCTCGACCGCGTCTACAAGACGACGCGCGAGAAGTACGAGGCGGCGATCAAGGACATCCAGGACTGCCACAAGCGCGGCCAGCCGGTGCTGGTGGGCACCACGTCGATCGAGAACTCGGAGGTGATCTCCGAGCTGCTCAAGAAGGTCGGCCTGGAACACCAGGTGCTCAACGCCAAGCAGCACGCGCGCGAAGCCGACATCGTCGCGCAGGCCGGCCGCTCGAAGATGATCACGATCGCCACCAACATGGCGGGCCGCGGCACCGACATCGTGCTGGGCGGCAACGTGGAGAAGGCGGTCGAGGCGATCGAGGCCGACGAAACGCTCGACGCCGGCACCAGGCAGTCGCGCGTCGCGCAACTGCGCTCGCAATGGCAGGCGGACCACGAAGCCGTGGTCGCGCAGGGGGGGCTGCGCATCATCGCGACCGAGCGCCACGAGTCGCGCCGCATCGACAACCAGCTGCGCGGCCGCTCCGGCCGCCAGGGCGACCCGGGCTCCTCGCGCTTCTACCTGTCGCTGGACGACCCGCTGATGCGCATCTTCGCCGGCGACCGCGTCAAGGCGATCATGGAGCGCCTGAAGATGCCCGACGGCGAGGCCATCGAAGCCGGCATCGTCACGCGCTCGATCGAGAGCGCCCAGCGCAAGGTCGAGGCGCGCAACTTCGACGTGCGCAAGCAGCTGCTCGAGTACGACGACGTGTCGAACGACCAGCGCAAGGTGATCTACCAGCAGCGCAACGACATCATCGACGCGGGCGACCTGTCGGCGCAGATCGCCAGCCTGCGCGAAGGCTGCTTCACCGACATCGTGCGCCAGTACGTCCCGGTGGAGTCGGTCGAGGAGCAGTGGGACCTGCCCGGGCTGGAAAAGGCGCTGGAGGAGTACGGCGTGCGCATCGACCTGGCCAGGGAAGTGCAGGGCGCCAGCACCATCACCGACGACGACATCGTCGAGAAGGTGAACAAGGCCGCCGACGAGGCCTTCGAGGAGAAGGTGCGGCAGGTCGGGGCCGGCAACTTCACCCAGTTCGAGCGCATCGTGCTGCTGCAAAGCATCGACACGCACTGGCGCGAGCACCTGGCCGCGCTGGACTACCTGCGCCAGGGCATCCACCTGCGCGGCTATGCGCAGAAGCAGCCCAAGCAGGAATACAAGCGCGAAGCCTTCGAGCTGTTCGGGCAGCTGCTCGACTCGGTGAAGAACGAGGTGACCAAGGTCCTCATGACCGTGCAGGTGCAATCGGGCGAGCAGCTCGAGCAGGCCGCCGACGAGATGGAAGACCGCGCCGAGCGCATCGCCAACGTCACCTACACCGCACCGACGGAAACCGGCGAAGTGGAAACGCTGGTCGACGAAAGCACCGCGCGTGGCGAGGACCGCGTGGTCATGACCGACAACGCGCGCGTGGGCCGCAACGATCCCTGCCCGTGCGGGAGCGGCAAGAAGTACAAGCACTGCCACGGCAAGCTCGCCTGA
- the cqsA gene encoding alpha-hydroxyketone-type quorum-sensing autoinducer synthase, which produces MNVVEIPRAAPPAEPSLPPALARRIEREFAARWRDQWGGRFILHGQPPRAGAVRLDGNDYLAVTGHPAIVNAQIRALRADTESVVQSGVFLLDHHPARAFEKAMAAWLGKEDAFLCQSGYAANLGLLQIIADETTPVYLDSLAHMSLWEGARAAKAPAHAFRHNDPVHLERMIATHGPGVVVVDSVYSTTGALCPLREIVEIVERTGSMVVVDESHSMGTHGPAGAGLCAQLGLTHRVHFITASLAKAFAGRAGLFTAPASMRHYIQISAYPNIFSSSLLPHEIAGLAATLDVVRAADAERGRLHAHTRRVREALADAGYPIAHGSEQIIALEAGSEPAAMHLRDVFEERGVIGAIFCAPATSRNRAMLRLTLNAGLTGSELDHVEQVAREAASLLQPWDWPIARRQRAKAGA; this is translated from the coding sequence ATGAACGTCGTCGAGATTCCCCGCGCAGCGCCCCCCGCCGAACCATCCTTGCCACCCGCGCTCGCGCGCCGCATCGAGCGCGAGTTCGCCGCGCGCTGGCGCGACCAGTGGGGCGGCAGGTTCATCCTGCACGGGCAGCCGCCGCGGGCCGGTGCGGTGCGCCTCGATGGCAACGACTACCTCGCCGTCACCGGGCATCCGGCGATCGTGAACGCACAGATCCGGGCGCTGCGCGCCGACACCGAATCGGTGGTGCAGTCGGGCGTGTTCCTGCTGGACCACCACCCGGCGCGGGCGTTCGAGAAGGCGATGGCGGCGTGGCTCGGGAAGGAGGACGCGTTCCTGTGCCAGTCGGGCTACGCCGCGAACCTCGGGCTGCTGCAGATCATCGCGGACGAGACGACCCCGGTGTACCTCGACTCGCTCGCGCACATGTCGTTGTGGGAAGGCGCGCGCGCAGCGAAGGCGCCGGCGCATGCCTTCCGCCACAACGACCCGGTGCACCTCGAAAGGATGATCGCCACGCATGGCCCCGGCGTGGTCGTGGTCGATTCGGTCTACAGCACGACCGGCGCGCTGTGCCCCTTGCGCGAGATCGTGGAGATCGTGGAACGCACCGGCAGCATGGTGGTGGTGGACGAATCGCACTCGATGGGCACGCACGGCCCCGCAGGCGCAGGCCTGTGCGCGCAACTGGGGCTCACGCATCGCGTGCACTTCATCACCGCGAGCCTGGCAAAAGCGTTCGCGGGGCGTGCGGGGCTGTTCACCGCGCCGGCCTCGATGCGGCACTACATCCAGATCTCGGCCTACCCGAACATCTTCAGCTCGTCGCTGCTGCCGCACGAGATCGCGGGCCTGGCCGCCACGCTGGACGTGGTCCGCGCCGCCGATGCGGAACGCGGGCGCCTGCACGCGCACACGCGGCGCGTGCGCGAGGCGCTGGCCGACGCCGGCTACCCCATCGCGCACGGCAGCGAACAGATCATCGCGCTGGAAGCCGGCAGCGAACCCGCGGCCATGCACCTGCGCGACGTGTTCGAGGAGCGCGGCGTGATCGGCGCGATCTTCTGCGCGCCCGCCACCAGCCGCAACCGCGCGATGCTGCGCCTGACGCTGAACGCGGGCCTGACCGGCAGCGAACTGGACCACGTGGAACAGGTGGCACGCGAAGCGGCTTCGCTCCTGCAACCGTGGGACTGGCCGATCGCGCGGCGCCAGCGCGCGAAGGCCGGGGCGTGA
- a CDS encoding sensor histidine kinase: MRWLKEEVVTAPLVPVLHPSPLRMKGLGLFTLVGHPLFWFVWAVWLPQPYENLPLRIFTALLGLLLVSDRVSKDPTSRLSGQVFTAVFWFELPFLFSWMFWCNGGNHAWLASMAAMILTYYFATDWRIATVGIAAGAFLSRLLFDAIGPAVPPMSAELFWTNTMVLAFCVSMGMLLGVSSANLRREHLAHTLATMGIMAHELRTPLATMALIGDAVRGSAGECSAESGAKLEQLAMRLHTLVRNMNHQIDMQITNARLTRLPARTETVSAEDLVRSAVANYPFRSSREKECVRLNVQHDFQFRGSQALFLQVIDNLMKNALRSLAASSSALQSGDLAIEVGVQQDRGRIVVADRGVGIAPDSQPRIFEPFFSTNRGTGHGLGLAFCHQVVHAARGSIRVRSAPGHGAVFTIELPVSRRA; this comes from the coding sequence ATGCGCTGGCTGAAGGAGGAGGTCGTCACCGCGCCGCTGGTGCCGGTGCTGCATCCGTCGCCGCTGCGCATGAAGGGGCTGGGCCTGTTCACGCTGGTCGGCCATCCGCTCTTCTGGTTCGTCTGGGCCGTGTGGCTGCCGCAGCCTTACGAGAACCTGCCGCTGCGCATCTTCACGGCGCTGCTCGGCCTGCTGCTGGTCAGCGACCGCGTGTCGAAGGACCCGACCAGCCGCCTGTCCGGCCAGGTCTTCACCGCTGTCTTCTGGTTCGAGCTGCCCTTCCTGTTCTCGTGGATGTTCTGGTGCAACGGCGGCAACCACGCGTGGCTGGCCAGCATGGCCGCGATGATCCTCACCTACTACTTCGCGACCGACTGGCGCATCGCCACCGTCGGCATCGCGGCCGGCGCCTTCCTCTCGCGGCTGCTGTTCGACGCCATCGGCCCCGCCGTGCCGCCGATGTCCGCCGAGCTGTTCTGGACCAACACCATGGTGCTGGCCTTCTGCGTGAGCATGGGGATGCTGCTCGGCGTCTCCTCGGCCAACCTGCGGCGCGAACACCTCGCCCACACGCTCGCGACCATGGGGATCATGGCCCACGAGCTGCGCACGCCCCTGGCCACCATGGCCCTGATCGGCGATGCGGTGCGCGGCTCGGCCGGCGAGTGCAGCGCAGAGAGCGGCGCGAAGCTCGAACAGCTGGCGATGCGCCTGCACACGCTGGTGCGCAACATGAACCACCAGATCGACATGCAGATCACCAACGCACGCCTCACGCGCCTGCCGGCGCGCACCGAGACCGTATCGGCCGAGGACCTGGTGCGCAGCGCCGTGGCGAACTACCCCTTCCGCAGCTCGCGCGAGAAGGAGTGCGTGCGGCTGAACGTGCAGCACGACTTCCAGTTCCGCGGCTCGCAGGCGCTCTTCCTGCAGGTGATCGACAACCTGATGAAGAACGCGCTGCGTTCGCTGGCCGCGAGCAGCTCCGCCCTGCAGTCCGGCGACCTGGCGATCGAGGTCGGCGTGCAGCAGGACCGCGGGCGCATCGTGGTGGCCGACCGCGGCGTGGGCATCGCGCCCGATTCGCAGCCGCGCATCTTCGAGCCCTTCTTCTCCACCAACCGCGGCACGGGCCATGGCCTGGGTCTCGCGTTCTGCCACCAGGTCGTGCACGCCGCCCGCGGCAGCATCCGCGTGCGGTCGGCGCCGGGGCACGGCGCGGTGTTCACCATCGAATTGCCCGTGTCGCGGCGGGCCTGA
- a CDS encoding type III pantothenate kinase — MPFLAVDVGNTRLKWSLYDQPRAGATVLAHGAEFLENIDKLAEGPWATLPAPTRMLGCAVAADAIKRRVEEQMEELWTIPAHWVVASAAEAGIANGYDHPTRLGADRWVAMIGARHRMLAAGPARPMVVVMIGTAVTVEAVDKGGAFLGGFILPGHGIMLRALESGTAGLHVPTGEVREFPTNTSDALTSGGTFAIAGAIERMVQHVREHCGEEPVRYMTGGAGWKMAPAMSIPFELVESLIFDGLLVIAEERAKA; from the coding sequence ATGCCCTTCCTCGCCGTCGACGTCGGCAACACGCGCCTGAAGTGGTCGCTGTACGACCAGCCGCGCGCCGGCGCCACGGTGCTGGCGCACGGCGCCGAATTCCTGGAGAACATCGACAAGCTCGCAGAGGGCCCGTGGGCCACGCTGCCCGCGCCCACGCGCATGCTGGGCTGCGCCGTGGCGGCCGACGCGATCAAGCGCCGCGTCGAGGAGCAGATGGAAGAACTGTGGACCATCCCCGCTCACTGGGTGGTGGCCAGCGCGGCGGAGGCCGGCATCGCCAACGGCTACGACCATCCGACGCGCCTGGGCGCTGACCGATGGGTGGCGATGATCGGCGCGCGCCACCGCATGCTGGCCGCGGGGCCGGCGCGGCCCATGGTCGTGGTGATGATCGGCACGGCCGTGACGGTGGAGGCGGTGGACAAGGGCGGCGCCTTCCTCGGCGGGTTCATCCTGCCCGGGCACGGCATCATGCTGCGCGCGCTGGAGTCCGGCACCGCCGGCCTGCACGTGCCCACCGGCGAGGTGCGCGAGTTCCCGACCAACACTTCCGACGCGCTCACCAGCGGCGGCACCTTCGCGATCGCCGGCGCGATCGAACGCATGGTGCAGCACGTGCGCGAGCATTGCGGCGAGGAGCCCGTGCGCTACATGACGGGCGGCGCCGGCTGGAAGATGGCACCCGCGATGTCGATACCGTTCGAGCTGGTCGAGAGCCTGATCTTCGATGGCCTCCTCGTGATCGCCGAGGAGCGCGCGAAAGCCTAG
- a CDS encoding glutathione S-transferase N-terminal domain-containing protein: MMVLYSGTTCPFSHRCRFVLFEKGMDFEIRDVDLYNKPEDINVMNPYGQVPILVERDLILYESNIINEYIDERFPHPQLMPGDPVDRARVRLFLLNFEKELFVHVSTLESRAAKANEKALEKARTHIRDRLTQLAPVFLKNKYMLGENFSMLDVAIAPLLWRLDYYGIELSKNAAPLLKYAERIFSRPAYIEALTPSEKVMRK; the protein is encoded by the coding sequence ATGATGGTCCTGTACTCCGGTACCACCTGCCCGTTTTCGCACCGCTGCCGCTTCGTCCTGTTCGAGAAGGGCATGGACTTCGAGATCCGCGACGTCGACCTGTACAACAAGCCCGAGGACATCAACGTGATGAACCCCTACGGGCAGGTGCCGATCCTGGTCGAGCGTGACCTGATCCTGTACGAGTCGAACATCATCAACGAGTACATCGACGAGCGCTTCCCGCATCCGCAGCTCATGCCGGGCGATCCGGTGGACCGCGCGCGCGTGCGCCTGTTCCTCCTCAACTTCGAGAAGGAGCTGTTCGTCCACGTGAGCACGCTCGAGTCGCGCGCCGCCAAGGCGAACGAGAAGGCGCTGGAGAAGGCCCGCACGCACATCCGCGACCGCCTCACGCAGCTGGCCCCGGTGTTCCTCAAGAACAAGTACATGCTCGGCGAGAATTTCTCGATGCTCGACGTCGCCATCGCGCCGCTGCTGTGGCGCCTGGACTACTATGGCATCGAGCTCTCGAAGAACGCGGCGCCGCTGCTCAAGTACGCCGAGCGCATCTTCTCTCGTCCCGCCTACATCGAGGCGCTCACGCCTTCCGAAAAGGTGATGCGCAAGTAA
- a CDS encoding toxic anion resistance protein produces MSPAKLAQMASKPKVPVSPAAWLDKMATEAGHQHIRRLAELRADLQLQGTKRDFAPLAAGLAEVAEALPRLDFGLLQQKAGFLARLSGKNKTAIAEFASQYDHIEEALEQHATQAKALQGKQGDQATRNDMSLLEFEVEFRALEKIIDQGARWLQDMRAQLKEREAKGGDDEAMRQIKEDAQRCELLVGRLKMLRALSTAAHQCYEQAQATATRRAGLVQGLQAQVSARVKEWRARVAPLASAAREGEAPGLALEGPMDCHRDLQLCIKQAAADCAQMQEHEKALAESLEALGPHLQAAG; encoded by the coding sequence ATGTCGCCCGCCAAGCTGGCGCAGATGGCCAGCAAACCGAAGGTACCGGTGTCTCCCGCGGCGTGGCTGGACAAGATGGCCACCGAAGCCGGCCACCAGCACATCCGCCGCCTCGCCGAACTGCGCGCCGACCTGCAGCTGCAAGGCACCAAGCGCGACTTCGCGCCGCTCGCCGCCGGGCTGGCCGAGGTGGCCGAGGCCCTGCCCCGGCTCGACTTCGGCCTGCTGCAGCAGAAGGCCGGTTTCCTCGCGCGCCTGTCGGGCAAGAACAAGACCGCCATCGCCGAATTCGCGTCCCAGTACGACCATATCGAGGAGGCGCTGGAGCAGCACGCCACGCAGGCCAAGGCGCTGCAGGGCAAGCAGGGCGACCAGGCCACGCGCAACGACATGAGCCTGCTGGAGTTCGAGGTCGAGTTCCGCGCGCTCGAGAAGATCATCGACCAGGGCGCGCGCTGGCTGCAGGACATGCGCGCCCAGCTCAAGGAGCGCGAGGCCAAGGGCGGCGACGACGAAGCCATGCGCCAGATCAAGGAAGACGCGCAGCGCTGCGAGCTCCTGGTCGGCCGCCTGAAGATGCTGCGCGCGCTGAGCACGGCCGCGCACCAGTGCTACGAGCAGGCCCAGGCCACCGCGACGCGCCGCGCCGGGCTGGTGCAAGGCCTGCAGGCGCAGGTGTCGGCGCGGGTGAAGGAATGGCGTGCGCGCGTCGCGCCATTGGCCAGCGCGGCGCGCGAAGGCGAGGCCCCGGGCCTGGCCCTCGAAGGCCCGATGGACTGCCACCGCGACCTGCAGCTGTGCATCAAGCAGGCCGCCGCCGATTGCGCGCAGATGCAGGAACACGAGAAGGCGCTGGCCGAGAGCCTGGAGGCACTGGGCCCGCACCTGCAGGCCGCCGGCTGA
- a CDS encoding helix-turn-helix transcriptional regulator, translating to MSLDGLLSDWVGALREFSVEAVAVLGPNPFGGSEDREVVAVHPPIVADAAQALAESRDFGAPWRDSDAPLVAWQHIAKSDQLQSSRWRMLWLAHGFQTVVRVEFQLPAGRAFECFMFSPRELTDRGEAASLAWSALNIWPLVKRGIAAARSTLSPRERECLSLAFQGLTARETAQILKCSDRTVNYHLANAMAKLKVDNKMAAIQRACWFGAL from the coding sequence GTGAGCCTCGATGGTCTGCTCAGCGACTGGGTCGGCGCGCTGCGCGAATTCTCCGTCGAGGCGGTGGCGGTGCTCGGCCCCAACCCCTTCGGCGGCAGCGAGGACCGCGAGGTCGTCGCCGTGCATCCGCCCATCGTCGCGGATGCCGCGCAGGCGCTGGCCGAGAGCCGCGACTTCGGCGCGCCCTGGCGCGATTCCGACGCGCCGCTGGTCGCGTGGCAGCACATCGCGAAATCGGACCAGCTCCAGTCCAGCCGCTGGCGCATGCTGTGGCTCGCGCACGGCTTCCAGACCGTGGTGCGCGTGGAGTTCCAGCTGCCGGCGGGGCGCGCCTTCGAGTGCTTCATGTTCAGCCCGCGCGAACTGACCGACCGCGGCGAGGCCGCCTCGCTCGCCTGGTCGGCACTGAACATCTGGCCGCTGGTCAAGCGCGGCATCGCCGCGGCGCGCTCCACGCTCAGCCCGCGCGAGCGCGAATGCCTGTCGCTGGCCTTCCAGGGGCTGACCGCGCGCGAGACCGCGCAGATCCTCAAGTGCAGCGACCGCACGGTGAACTACCACCTGGCCAACGCGATGGCCAAGCTCAAGGTGGACAACAAGATGGCCGCGATCCAGCGCGCCTGCTGGTTCGGGGCCCTGTAG
- a CDS encoding response regulator, producing MSFPLFHRPGTVVFLDDDPDYLEMLALVLPRQWHVKLFLRPHECINYLQQEPPFWEADAWNQQQLVDQWRAGKPLIPQVLGYWSKYTERYALTRVCVFDYSMPAMDGLTALGELVDWPGSRVLLTGQADEQVAVRAFNRGLIDQFIAKQTPDISRRLIEAVDHLLSTPNARHAQIWRATLSPEQNALLRIPSVGRELAAFASKRWVEHVAIGDPFGVIGMDARGHVSWLQLETRDGLKALSELAEIEGVAAGDIDDLRHGRKLANLELRQAFGRGDPVQLNAAFTLGEEANLLAAVFDVNASHGPDPANSYQNWLARQDKRAVQG from the coding sequence ATGAGTTTCCCGCTCTTCCACCGCCCCGGGACCGTCGTGTTCCTGGACGACGACCCCGACTACCTCGAGATGCTGGCGCTGGTGCTGCCGCGCCAGTGGCACGTCAAGCTGTTCCTGCGCCCGCACGAGTGCATCAACTACCTGCAGCAGGAGCCGCCGTTCTGGGAAGCCGACGCGTGGAACCAGCAGCAGCTGGTGGACCAGTGGCGCGCCGGCAAGCCGCTCATCCCGCAGGTGCTGGGCTACTGGTCCAAGTACACCGAGCGCTACGCGCTCACGCGCGTGTGCGTGTTCGACTACTCGATGCCCGCGATGGACGGACTCACCGCGCTGGGTGAACTCGTCGACTGGCCCGGCTCGCGCGTGCTGCTCACCGGCCAGGCCGACGAGCAGGTGGCGGTGCGCGCCTTCAACCGCGGCCTCATCGACCAGTTCATCGCCAAGCAGACGCCCGACATCTCGCGCCGCCTGATCGAGGCGGTGGACCACCTGCTGTCCACGCCCAACGCGCGCCACGCCCAGATCTGGCGCGCCACGCTGAGCCCCGAGCAGAACGCGCTGCTGCGCATCCCCTCCGTCGGCCGCGAGCTCGCGGCCTTCGCCAGCAAGCGCTGGGTCGAGCACGTCGCCATCGGCGACCCGTTCGGCGTGATCGGCATGGACGCGCGCGGCCACGTCAGCTGGCTGCAGCTGGAAACGCGCGACGGCCTGAAGGCGCTGTCGGAGCTGGCCGAGATCGAAGGCGTCGCCGCCGGCGACATCGACGACCTGCGCCACGGCCGCAAGCTCGCCAACCTCGAACTGCGCCAGGCCTTCGGCCGCGGCGACCCGGTGCAGCTGAACGCGGCCTTCACGCTCGGCGAGGAGGCCAACCTGCTCGCCGCGGTGTTCGACGTGAACGCGTCGCATGGCCCCGATCCGGCCAACAGCTACCAGAACTGGCTGGCGCGCCAGGACAAGCGCGCCGTGCAGGGCTGA
- a CDS encoding ClpXP protease specificity-enhancing factor: MNALESTSTRPYLIRALYDWCTDNGLTPYVAVLVDDTVQVPREYVKNGEIVLNISFDATSSLKLGNDFIEFKARFAGTARDIMVPVNRVIAIYARENGQGMAFPVPVPGGAAQEPAGKSPLSSVPAAGGGDEDGKVVQLVNPENGEGTPEGEPPRPPSGPRPALKRVK, translated from the coding sequence ATGAACGCCCTGGAATCGACGTCGACCCGGCCGTACCTGATCCGAGCCCTCTACGACTGGTGCACGGACAACGGCCTCACGCCCTACGTGGCGGTGCTGGTCGACGACACGGTGCAGGTGCCGCGCGAGTACGTGAAGAACGGCGAGATCGTCCTGAACATCTCGTTCGACGCGACGTCGTCGCTCAAGCTGGGCAACGACTTCATCGAGTTCAAGGCGCGCTTCGCGGGCACCGCCCGCGACATCATGGTGCCGGTCAACCGCGTGATCGCGATCTACGCGCGCGAGAACGGCCAGGGCATGGCCTTTCCCGTGCCGGTGCCCGGCGGCGCGGCGCAGGAGCCCGCAGGCAAGTCGCCACTGAGCAGCGTGCCCGCGGCGGGCGGGGGCGACGAGGACGGCAAGGTCGTCCAGCTCGTGAACCCCGAGAACGGCGAGGGCACACCCGAAGGCGAGCCGCCCCGGCCGCCCAGCGGCCCGCGCCCCGCGCTCAAGCGCGTGAAGTGA
- a CDS encoding M23 family metallopeptidase has protein sequence MHLIITDASVARSRALHLSGLKLAAALVTAALAVTLCAAGLYHWVFLKGAREGWPVIGSLVKLVTKDEAEQRDRFLRENLDAMARRVGEMQAKLVQIEALGERVSGLAGVNMAEFRVAAGQGGMLVEGRPLTMQELQATMAELEQATGKQVDLLTVLESRLFDQKVRDMMLPTQLPVSAAHLGSHFGWRLDPFTGRSALHTGLDFQAEPGTSILAAAGGVVVTQEVHAAYGNMVEIDHGNSLITRYAHASQVFVKKGDVVKRGQKIAAVGTTGRSTGPHLHFEVLVEGVPQDPHKFLAAGSSVAAARTARR, from the coding sequence GTGCATTTGATTATCACGGATGCGTCGGTCGCACGAAGCAGGGCCTTGCACCTGAGCGGCCTGAAGCTCGCCGCGGCGCTGGTGACCGCGGCACTCGCGGTGACGCTGTGCGCCGCGGGCCTGTACCACTGGGTGTTCCTCAAGGGCGCGCGCGAAGGCTGGCCCGTCATCGGCTCGCTGGTCAAGCTCGTCACCAAGGACGAAGCCGAGCAGCGCGACCGCTTCCTGCGCGAGAACCTCGATGCCATGGCGCGCCGCGTCGGCGAGATGCAGGCCAAGCTGGTGCAGATCGAAGCGCTCGGCGAGCGTGTCTCGGGCCTGGCCGGCGTGAACATGGCGGAGTTCCGCGTGGCCGCGGGCCAGGGCGGCATGCTGGTCGAAGGCCGCCCGCTCACCATGCAGGAGCTGCAGGCCACGATGGCCGAACTCGAGCAGGCCACCGGCAAGCAGGTCGACCTGCTCACGGTGCTGGAGTCGCGCCTCTTCGACCAGAAGGTGCGCGACATGATGCTGCCCACGCAGCTGCCCGTGTCCGCGGCGCACCTGGGTTCGCATTTCGGCTGGCGCCTCGATCCCTTCACGGGCCGCTCGGCGCTGCACACCGGCCTGGACTTCCAGGCCGAGCCCGGCACCTCCATCCTCGCGGCCGCGGGCGGCGTCGTCGTGACGCAGGAAGTGCACGCCGCCTACGGCAACATGGTCGAGATCGACCACGGCAACAGCCTCATCACGCGCTACGCGCATGCCTCGCAGGTCTTTGTGAAGAAGGGCGACGTGGTCAAGCGCGGGCAGAAGATCGCCGCCGTGGGCACCACCGGCCGCTCGACCGGCCCGCACCTGCACTTCGAGGTGCTGGTCGAGGGCGTCCCGCAGGATCCGCACAAGTTCCTGGCCGCCGGCAGCAGCGTGGCCGCGGCGCGCACCGCCCGCAGGTAA